The following are encoded in a window of Candidatus Aegiribacteria sp. genomic DNA:
- a CDS encoding HAD-IIIA family hydrolase, whose product MMRKLPVFLDRDGVINRDSADYIRSLRDWFPLPGSIEAITNLSNAGHPVIVVTNQSAISRKYCLESDVIEIHKHLVKLVDKSGGRIDGLYYCPHHPDDECGCRKPKTGMLDTAREEHNLPPGGYLVGDASSDMEMGRRAGLKTILVLTGRGSNQLELIEKENQPFPWRVTEDLASAALIILEDSG is encoded by the coding sequence ATGATGCGTAAATTACCGGTATTCCTTGACAGAGATGGCGTGATTAACAGAGATAGTGCTGATTACATTCGATCATTGCGGGACTGGTTCCCACTCCCTGGCTCTATTGAGGCAATAACGAATCTGAGTAACGCCGGGCATCCGGTCATAGTCGTTACAAATCAGTCAGCGATATCACGGAAGTACTGTCTTGAATCGGATGTAATTGAGATACATAAGCATCTTGTTAAACTTGTAGATAAATCCGGAGGGAGAATTGACGGTCTTTATTACTGCCCTCACCATCCTGATGATGAGTGCGGTTGCAGAAAACCGAAAACCGGTATGCTGGATACTGCGCGAGAAGAACATAATCTTCCCCCCGGAGGCTATCTTGTTGGTGACGCATCCTCTGATATGGAAATGGGAAGAAGAGCAGGTCTGAAGACGATTCTTGTTCTCACAGGCAGGGGTTCAAATCAGCTTGAGCTGATAGAGAAGGAAAATCAACCATTTCCATGGAGAGTGACTGAAGATCTTGCGTCCGCTGCTTTGATTATTCTGGAAGATTCGGGTTAA
- a CDS encoding NAD-dependent epimerase/dehydratase family protein translates to MKILITGGAGFIASNVADFLIEKKHEVHILDDLSTGFIENINRDAVFHELDIRSKDAFDLISLGGFDILCHHAAQMDVRRSVREPVFDADVNIKGSLNILEASRTGGVRRVVYASTGGAVYGEPQQLPVPETHPVNPICHYGISKHTVEHYLFLYRFLYGLDYVILRYPNVYGPRQNPYGEAGVTAIFTLAYLTDNPPSINGDGLQLRDYVHVADIARANEMAMDLSRTDIAGEIFNIGWGVGRSVLELDRIIRDYTGTDLEPVFGPPLPEEILQIALDSTRAGDILGWKPEIRFEDGLDDLVKYHRRKLTSQ, encoded by the coding sequence ATGAAAATACTTATAACAGGTGGAGCCGGTTTCATAGCTTCTAATGTAGCGGATTTTCTCATTGAAAAGAAACATGAAGTTCATATACTGGATGATCTATCCACAGGATTTATCGAAAATATTAATCGAGATGCGGTATTCCACGAACTCGATATAAGAAGTAAAGACGCTTTCGATCTCATCTCTCTCGGGGGATTCGATATCCTCTGTCATCACGCAGCTCAGATGGATGTAAGAAGATCTGTCAGGGAACCTGTTTTTGACGCTGATGTTAATATTAAAGGTTCTCTCAATATTCTTGAAGCCTCAAGAACAGGGGGAGTTCGAAGAGTTGTTTACGCCTCCACCGGAGGAGCTGTATACGGAGAACCTCAGCAACTTCCCGTACCGGAAACACATCCGGTTAATCCCATATGTCACTATGGAATCAGCAAGCATACTGTAGAACATTACCTTTTCCTTTACAGATTCCTTTACGGGCTGGATTATGTGATTCTCAGATATCCGAATGTTTACGGTCCCAGACAGAATCCGTACGGAGAAGCAGGTGTAACAGCCATCTTTACTCTTGCATATCTCACAGATAATCCTCCTTCTATCAATGGTGACGGATTACAACTGAGGGATTATGTCCATGTCGCTGATATAGCAAGGGCAAACGAAATGGCTATGGATCTGTCAAGAACCGATATCGCAGGAGAGATTTTTAACATTGGCTGGGGTGTCGGAAGATCTGTTCTTGAGCTTGATCGTATTATTCGTGACTATACAGGAACTGATCTTGAACCCGTATTCGGCCCCCCCCTGCCTGAGGAAATTCTCCAGATTGCCCTGGACAGCACAAGGGCAGGAGACATCCTTGGATGGAAACCTGAAATCCGGTTTGAGGATGGTCTCGATGACCTTGTGAAGTACCACCGAAGGAAATTGACATCGCAATGA
- a CDS encoding D-alanine--D-alanine ligase yields the protein MKIVLLSGGRSAERDISLQSASFVSSILEQSGHRIISVEISENGQWYLDRSAITLNAGHPVWKLFIDETEIDFDLVFPVLHGPWGEDGSIQGLCEIAGWPYTGASVMTSSLAMNKVTTKRLVSSEGIPVIPWKSFSQYSPPSLSELELLQYPLFVKPARMGSSVGISKVDSPVQLRDALELAFKYDSLILIENGLANVREIEVALLCESGTVSSSVPGEIIPGLEWYDYTAKYDCDDSKLIIPAPLSDRMSGRIRAAAEKVFSLLECSGFARADFLLTPTDEVYFNEINTIPGFTEISMFSKLWEASGKSSSEIMDRILAEAMRKYSKP from the coding sequence ATGAAAATAGTACTTTTATCGGGGGGAAGATCAGCAGAGCGGGATATATCCTTGCAGTCCGCGTCGTTCGTCAGCTCCATTCTTGAGCAATCAGGACACAGAATCATTTCTGTTGAGATAAGTGAAAATGGTCAATGGTATCTTGACAGATCAGCTATTACACTCAATGCAGGACATCCTGTATGGAAACTGTTCATTGATGAAACAGAAATAGATTTTGATCTTGTATTTCCTGTACTCCACGGTCCATGGGGAGAAGATGGCTCAATTCAGGGATTATGTGAGATTGCCGGCTGGCCCTATACCGGAGCCTCTGTCATGACATCATCTCTTGCAATGAATAAAGTCACCACTAAAAGACTCGTTTCATCCGAAGGAATTCCGGTTATTCCCTGGAAGAGTTTTTCGCAGTATTCGCCTCCTTCTCTGAGCGAACTCGAGTTGCTTCAATATCCATTATTTGTCAAACCGGCAAGAATGGGTTCAAGTGTTGGAATATCAAAAGTTGATTCTCCTGTGCAGCTTCGGGATGCCCTGGAACTTGCCTTTAAATATGACAGTCTTATCCTGATCGAAAACGGCCTTGCGAATGTAAGGGAAATCGAAGTTGCTCTCCTGTGTGAATCCGGAACTGTTTCATCTTCAGTTCCCGGTGAGATAATACCGGGTCTGGAGTGGTATGATTATACGGCAAAATATGATTGTGATGATTCGAAGCTTATTATTCCTGCGCCATTATCCGATAGGATGTCAGGTCGAATCAGAGCAGCGGCCGAGAAAGTCTTCTCTTTACTTGAATGCAGCGGCTTCGCCAGAGCGGATTTCCTTCTGACTCCGACTGATGAGGTCTATTTCAATGAGATAAATACAATTCCGGGTTTTACGGAAATCAGCATGTTTTCAAAACTCTGGGAAGCTTCCGGGAAATCATCATCCGAGATAATGGATCGAATTCTTGCGGAAGCAATGAGAAAATACTCAAAGCCTTAG
- a CDS encoding low specificity L-threonine aldolase, with amino-acid sequence MTRIKVDLRSDTVSTPSHAMRNAMSRAEVGDDVFGEDPSINHLEDTVAGMAGFDRAVFMPTGTMSNGVAIRALTSAGDEVICGSRSHAYLYEGAQYAMLGGLQMHRIDENESGCIPPDALRKALDREKDQHFAPRTLVTLENTHNVMGGLILPQTMIKEIQSIASLNKASAYLDGARLWHVIAASGQSLTKLVSGFRMVSMCFSKGLGCPVGSVLLCSSEDEERVRFLRKQHGGGMRQAGILAAAGIYALEHNLPVLSRTHHYAAKLAQGIRKSPVLKLQQKKVDTNIVIATTPEGKAVTVAASLAALEIGCLALSPSTVRFVTHLSLSERSVKYAADVLSAFGG; translated from the coding sequence TTGACCAGGATAAAAGTTGATCTGAGAAGTGATACTGTCAGTACTCCTTCACACGCCATGAGAAACGCGATGTCCAGAGCTGAGGTCGGTGATGATGTCTTTGGGGAAGATCCAAGCATAAATCATCTGGAAGACACTGTTGCCGGAATGGCAGGTTTTGACAGAGCGGTTTTCATGCCTACTGGTACGATGTCAAACGGAGTGGCGATTCGTGCTCTGACATCTGCCGGAGATGAAGTAATATGTGGTTCAAGAAGCCATGCATACCTGTATGAGGGAGCCCAGTATGCAATGCTCGGCGGACTTCAGATGCACAGAATAGATGAAAACGAAAGCGGCTGTATTCCACCGGATGCCCTCAGAAAAGCATTAGACAGAGAAAAAGACCAGCATTTTGCTCCGAGAACGCTGGTTACTCTCGAAAATACACATAATGTAATGGGTGGTCTCATACTGCCACAGACGATGATAAAAGAAATCCAGTCCATAGCATCTTTGAATAAAGCATCCGCCTACCTTGATGGGGCGCGACTCTGGCACGTCATTGCTGCATCAGGGCAATCACTGACTAAACTCGTTTCCGGTTTTCGTATGGTCTCAATGTGCTTTTCTAAAGGCCTCGGATGTCCTGTTGGGTCTGTTCTTCTCTGTTCTTCAGAAGATGAAGAACGTGTCAGATTCCTCAGGAAGCAGCATGGAGGCGGTATGCGTCAGGCCGGGATACTTGCCGCGGCAGGTATTTATGCTCTGGAGCATAACCTTCCGGTATTATCAAGAACTCATCATTATGCGGCAAAACTGGCACAGGGAATCAGAAAATCTCCTGTACTCAAACTTCAACAGAAGAAAGTGGACACGAATATCGTTATAGCAACAACACCCGAGGGAAAAGCGGTGACTGTCGCTGCATCTCTTGCTGCGCTCGAGATCGGCTGCCTTGCGCTGTCACCGTCAACGGTAAGATTTGTTACTCACCTCTCACTGTCTGAGCGGTCTGTAAAATATGCGGCGGATGTTCTTTCCGCTTTTGGAGGATAA
- a CDS encoding Gfo/Idh/MocA family oxidoreductase, which produces MITGVIGTGHLGFHHARILGEITGRTVPIFDTDTERMRELASRIDVRPMRRIDSLLEECDSVVVACTTSGHYGVVMKALRTGLNVLVEKPIAANPEEGREMVELAEETDLILAVGHVERFNPAILAAAEFIDTPLFVEGHRMAPFNPRGTDVSVVMDLMIHDIDLVLSFVRSPVTSVQASGVPVLSNNVDIASARIQFENGCVANMTASRISREQIRKLRFFQHKSYVSVDFASREVEAFRVSSGNIEPLSIVVEEGDALTAELNDFLKACNTGCSPTVSGKDGLIALRSAKIISNKIQIATEEILKDLTGV; this is translated from the coding sequence ATGATAACTGGTGTTATCGGAACAGGGCATCTGGGTTTTCACCATGCAAGAATACTCGGTGAGATCACTGGCAGAACTGTTCCTATATTCGATACGGACACTGAACGCATGAGGGAACTGGCTTCCAGAATTGATGTCCGACCGATGAGACGAATTGATTCTCTTCTTGAAGAATGCGATTCAGTTGTTGTCGCATGTACTACTTCGGGGCATTATGGAGTGGTTATGAAAGCTCTCAGAACAGGATTGAACGTTCTTGTAGAAAAACCTATCGCAGCGAATCCTGAAGAAGGACGTGAAATGGTAGAGCTGGCAGAAGAAACGGATCTGATTCTAGCGGTTGGTCATGTGGAGCGCTTTAATCCGGCTATACTTGCCGCGGCAGAGTTTATAGATACACCACTTTTTGTAGAAGGGCACAGAATGGCGCCTTTCAACCCCAGGGGAACCGATGTCTCGGTTGTAATGGATCTAATGATTCACGACATCGATCTGGTTCTTTCGTTCGTACGATCTCCGGTTACTTCAGTTCAGGCATCAGGTGTGCCTGTTCTCAGTAATAATGTGGATATTGCCAGCGCAAGAATTCAGTTTGAGAATGGCTGTGTTGCTAATATGACCGCAAGCCGAATTTCTAGAGAACAGATACGAAAACTGAGGTTCTTCCAGCATAAGAGTTATGTATCCGTTGATTTCGCATCAAGAGAAGTTGAGGCTTTCCGTGTCTCATCCGGGAATATCGAACCTCTTTCAATAGTTGTTGAGGAAGGTGATGCTCTTACCGCTGAACTCAATGATTTTCTGAAAGCATGTAATACAGGCTGTTCTCCGACTGTTTCGGGGAAAGACGGTCTTATCGCTCTCCGATCTGCAAAGATAATCTCGAACAAGATACAGATAGCGACAGAAGAAATTTTGAAGGATCTGACTGGAGTATGA
- the lpxB gene encoding lipid-A-disaccharide synthase: MNLVISAGDPSGDIRAGELFRKLSALVPVEASGLGGSNLSDAGVDVLFNLEDYSVMGFAEVISSLNRFRNLRNEMKSLIISENPDAVLLVDYPGFNIPLAQWAKKKGFKVIYYISPQLWAWGKGRVKKIRNSVDLMITLFEFEVEFYNQHGVRAVCAGHPLVDAIPEPSNSKPEGDLALLPGSREQEVAGLLDPMLDAYSILRSRGIVRKASVAMTESVPSRLYDRAFNTEGVTPVNSIRASLQNASAAVVCSGTATLETALWGIPFIITYRTSRLTYLLAKVLVRGVDRIGMANIVSGKDVAPELIQNNVTAFNIAERIIPLLSETGTRKKSLSDIKYVRKALGDNGAAERAARLLYNEIKHENP, from the coding sequence ATGAATCTTGTTATCTCAGCCGGTGACCCATCCGGTGATATTCGTGCTGGAGAGCTTTTCAGGAAGCTTTCAGCATTAGTTCCGGTTGAAGCTTCAGGACTGGGAGGCAGTAATCTTTCAGATGCCGGTGTAGATGTATTATTCAATCTCGAAGATTACTCCGTTATGGGCTTTGCGGAAGTGATCTCCTCTCTGAACAGATTTCGCAATCTGAGAAATGAAATGAAATCACTTATCATCTCTGAAAACCCGGATGCGGTTCTTCTGGTTGACTATCCAGGCTTCAATATACCACTGGCTCAATGGGCAAAGAAAAAGGGTTTCAAAGTTATCTATTATATCTCTCCGCAGTTATGGGCATGGGGCAAAGGGAGAGTAAAGAAAATTCGAAACAGCGTTGATCTCATGATAACTCTCTTCGAATTCGAGGTGGAATTCTACAATCAGCATGGAGTCAGAGCTGTATGCGCCGGACATCCGCTGGTAGATGCGATTCCAGAGCCCTCTAATTCAAAGCCTGAGGGAGATCTGGCTTTACTTCCAGGAAGCCGGGAACAGGAAGTTGCCGGTCTTCTCGATCCGATGCTCGATGCATACTCAATTCTTCGAAGCAGGGGTATCGTCCGAAAAGCTTCTGTAGCTATGACAGAATCTGTCCCATCAAGACTATATGATCGCGCCTTCAATACTGAAGGAGTAACACCGGTCAATTCAATAAGAGCTTCGCTTCAAAACGCGTCTGCTGCCGTTGTATGTTCTGGAACTGCCACACTTGAGACAGCACTCTGGGGAATTCCATTCATCATTACATACAGAACTTCGCGATTGACATATCTGCTCGCTAAGGTGCTGGTACGAGGGGTGGATAGAATTGGCATGGCTAACATAGTCTCCGGCAAAGACGTAGCACCTGAACTCATACAGAATAATGTTACAGCGTTCAACATCGCAGAGCGAATAATTCCTCTGCTGTCTGAAACGGGAACAAGAAAGAAATCACTATCGGATATTAAATACGTTCGCAAAGCCCTTGGTGATAACGGTGCAGCGGAAAGAGCAGCAAGGCTCCTTTACAATGAAATCAAACATGAAAACCCCTGA
- a CDS encoding DUF374 domain-containing protein has protein sequence MKSNMKTPDLFKLSRIAGRIFMRLIGSSWRVIYVSQQGLRAGHTRGRPAVFAFWHGRQLPFIHTHRNEGVTVLVSQNRDGQYAANVLHSMGFSTVRGSSSRGGIRAIGVIAGKLGSGMDCAITTDGPRGPAEQVKKGIAHISRLGSKPVVSMGSSAWPSLRFSSWDKFLFPLPFARVSVVEGRPFPPMKREDDPDTWLDRIEREISRVTHIADLLTSPSARFFRLILKSAGYILHAPAILAMQFRSSRERKERQGFVPEMNSNPVWLHGSSLGELNGLLPFVSYLEKRKIPVWVTCFTPSGRIFLDRMNLPGSFSPLDTPIFTQRFIKRMKPRALIITETEIWPNTILEALESCIPCMIVNGRLSERSLRGYRIFKPLLRRMLLCFSGILARSMKDADSFKLLGANPDTITVTGDSKSCSDHGDPPGEWHEMLQTDLPVLVAGSTRKGEEETILKASREAGYFPVLAPRHLDRVDEVLDIMKNHGFSPVEWSKIADSEDRGNHDSVLLDLHGVLARMYGVGNVAFVGGTLVPVGGHNVLEPLMRGVPVTVGPHYESFRNIIDKISTSQVGYIISTHEELADVLKKLKNDLPGKDLVRDTVEKIRNVVYDQFGLLLFRSGVISHLENIK, from the coding sequence ATGAAATCAAACATGAAAACCCCTGATCTATTCAAGCTCTCACGAATAGCTGGACGCATTTTCATGAGGTTGATAGGCAGTTCATGGCGGGTAATTTACGTCTCACAGCAAGGTTTAAGGGCAGGGCATACTCGGGGGAGACCCGCGGTTTTCGCATTCTGGCACGGAAGACAGCTTCCATTTATTCATACGCATCGGAATGAGGGCGTTACTGTTCTCGTAAGTCAGAACAGGGATGGACAGTATGCAGCTAATGTTCTTCATTCAATGGGTTTTTCAACAGTTCGGGGTTCCAGCAGCAGGGGAGGCATAAGAGCAATCGGTGTAATTGCCGGTAAACTTGGAAGCGGGATGGACTGCGCAATTACAACGGATGGACCGAGAGGTCCCGCTGAGCAAGTGAAGAAGGGGATTGCTCATATATCCAGGCTTGGAAGTAAACCTGTTGTTTCAATGGGATCATCAGCCTGGCCTTCGCTGCGTTTCTCCTCCTGGGACAAATTTCTGTTTCCACTGCCATTTGCCAGAGTGAGCGTGGTTGAGGGAAGACCATTTCCACCAATGAAAAGGGAAGATGATCCGGATACATGGCTGGACAGAATAGAAAGGGAAATTTCAAGAGTCACTCACATAGCTGATCTTCTTACATCACCATCCGCTCGATTTTTCAGGTTAATTCTGAAATCCGCTGGATATATTCTTCACGCTCCTGCAATACTGGCGATGCAATTCAGATCGTCAAGAGAAAGAAAGGAAAGACAGGGTTTCGTTCCGGAAATGAACAGTAATCCGGTCTGGCTTCATGGATCATCTCTTGGTGAGTTGAACGGACTTCTTCCTTTTGTATCGTATCTTGAAAAAAGAAAAATACCTGTCTGGGTAACCTGTTTCACTCCCTCTGGACGGATATTTCTGGATAGAATGAACCTACCGGGAAGTTTCAGTCCTCTTGATACACCAATATTTACGCAGCGTTTCATTAAGCGAATGAAACCGAGAGCACTAATAATTACCGAGACTGAAATCTGGCCAAACACTATCCTTGAAGCATTGGAATCCTGTATTCCATGTATGATTGTCAACGGCAGGCTCTCAGAACGTAGCCTTAGAGGTTATCGGATATTCAAACCATTGCTCAGAAGAATGCTTCTATGTTTTTCAGGTATTCTTGCGCGAAGCATGAAAGATGCAGATAGCTTCAAGTTACTTGGCGCAAATCCAGACACCATAACCGTAACCGGCGATTCCAAGTCCTGCTCCGATCACGGTGATCCGCCGGGGGAATGGCATGAGATGCTGCAGACCGATCTACCGGTTCTGGTTGCCGGTTCAACAAGAAAAGGAGAGGAAGAAACCATACTCAAAGCCTCTCGTGAAGCAGGATATTTCCCTGTTCTGGCACCAAGACATCTTGATCGGGTAGATGAAGTACTGGATATCATGAAAAATCATGGTTTCTCGCCTGTTGAATGGAGTAAAATTGCAGATTCAGAAGATAGAGGTAATCATGACAGTGTTCTACTCGATCTGCATGGCGTACTCGCGCGAATGTACGGAGTGGGCAATGTCGCTTTTGTGGGAGGAACGCTTGTGCCTGTTGGCGGACATAACGTGCTCGAACCTCTCATGAGGGGAGTCCCTGTTACTGTTGGTCCACATTACGAAAGTTTCAGGAATATCATCGATAAAATATCCACATCACAAGTTGGCTATATCATCTCAACACATGAAGAGTTAGCTGATGTACTTAAGAAACTGAAAAACGATTTGCCAGGGAAAGATTTGGTGAGAGATACAGTAGAGAAAATTCGGAATGTGGTATATGATCAGTTTGGATTACTCCTTTTCAGATCAGGGGTTATCAGTCACCTGGAGAATATTAAATGA
- the lpxK gene encoding tetraacyldisaccharide 4'-kinase yields the protein MRRPDRVFRKIASREGYYAWLGWVLMPLGWLYGSIAALRRMWFESGRKQLRLPVPVISVGNIEVGGTGKTSVTIWLARRIAGMGYSVAVIARNFGERESACRVRLDNDDVRKEFTDEVLLLAESLLGKARVYAGRSKTEASIRAYREENPDIIIVDDGFQHLKLHRDIELIVLDFSNPFGQGGILPSGTLREFPSFISRADHIWINRIASGMSAEWIKRRVSDYNWKASVQFSRIQPTGVRLASGRRLPRIPEDPVLAFCGIGKPESFRNSLEEAGFTIRKLVAFPDHHIYSEEDIEQLKEIMLKKQAAALITTEKDAVKLSGIADTDDIMVQTMNLEVEGDIPELLDEIQNTIIKFRELRKR from the coding sequence ATGAGAAGACCTGACAGAGTTTTCAGAAAAATAGCATCTCGCGAGGGGTATTATGCCTGGCTCGGGTGGGTATTGATGCCATTAGGATGGCTATACGGTTCAATTGCAGCCCTTCGAAGAATGTGGTTCGAATCAGGCAGGAAACAGCTCAGATTACCGGTTCCTGTGATAAGTGTCGGAAATATCGAGGTTGGCGGAACTGGTAAGACCTCTGTTACGATCTGGCTTGCAAGAAGAATAGCAGGGATGGGTTATTCTGTAGCGGTAATTGCGCGGAATTTCGGAGAAAGGGAATCCGCCTGCAGAGTCAGACTGGACAATGATGATGTCAGGAAAGAATTTACAGACGAAGTCCTGCTCCTTGCTGAGAGCCTTCTGGGAAAAGCCAGAGTGTATGCCGGCAGGTCAAAAACCGAAGCTTCTATTAGAGCATATAGAGAGGAGAATCCGGATATCATCATAGTTGATGACGGATTTCAGCACCTTAAACTGCACAGGGACATAGAACTCATTGTACTTGATTTCTCAAATCCGTTTGGTCAGGGTGGAATTCTTCCTTCTGGAACACTCAGAGAATTTCCATCATTCATATCAAGAGCGGATCATATATGGATAAATCGGATTGCGTCCGGAATGTCAGCTGAGTGGATAAAGCGCAGAGTTTCAGATTACAACTGGAAAGCTTCTGTCCAGTTCAGCAGAATTCAGCCGACAGGCGTCAGGCTTGCTTCCGGCAGGAGATTGCCACGTATTCCTGAAGATCCGGTTCTTGCGTTCTGCGGAATTGGAAAACCTGAAAGCTTCCGGAACTCTCTTGAAGAAGCCGGTTTTACTATCAGGAAACTTGTGGCTTTTCCTGACCATCATATTTATTCGGAAGAGGACATAGAACAGCTGAAGGAAATAATGCTTAAAAAGCAGGCAGCAGCATTGATAACCACAGAGAAGGATGCAGTAAAACTGAGCGGTATTGCTGATACTGATGACATAATGGTTCAAACAATGAACCTTGAGGTCGAGGGAGATATACCTGAACTTCTTGATGAAATTCAGAACACGATTATAAAGTTTCGAGAACTTCGAAAAAGATAG